One window of Leptospira yasudae genomic DNA carries:
- a CDS encoding alpha/beta fold hydrolase: protein MIKKISQPIERIKSQYETVVIGSGYGGGIAASRLSRAGIEVCLLERGKEIRPGEFPNKEIPAIAEVQANYEDKHIGSKSGLYDFHINEDINVLVGCGLGGTSLINANVSLRAVPEVFQDPAWPASIREEAGKHGMDPYYSRAEEMLRPNILPAKYQTLAKHKALKSSAEYIKKKFYPTPINVTFESKLNHVGVMQDACTNCGDCVTGCNVSSKNTTLMNYLPDAANFGAQIFTEVKVSYIEKKDGYWLVHFIPLGMDREKFSKDELFIRANNVILAAGSLGSTEILLRSKEKGLSLSDAVGVRFSGNGDMLGFSYNGNAKINGIGFGSKKTNGNADVGPCITGVIDTRIGAPLNEGMIIEEGSIPGAIRAQLPAAFAISSKLTGVKTKKGIIQWIVEKFRIFLSFILGPYRGAVRNTQTYLVMAHDGNDGTMFLKDDRLRISWPNVGKKPIFEKISTILKESTVPLQGTYIKNPVWNKLTDQDLISVHPLGGCPMGEDASSSVVNENCQVYSGKSGKATHEGLYVMDGSVIPRSLGVNPLLTICAISERACEKLVAGKGLQINYSLPSYPKHSDVVDETTLGIEFTECMRGFFSTQSKEDTERGYQIGKDEGSPIEFLLTIRSENLEEMIDNPDHKATLFGTVRAPVISKDIITVTGGEFLLFISREDRIETRNMVYRMILNTEEGKKYLFVGAKWIQNDGLTNIWRDTSTLYTTIYDGETENSPVFGKGILHILPEDFAKQMTTMKVINSKSILDDVKGMAKFGSFFAGALYDVYGGVASSIVPWDKDARPRTKRPLRVSAPEVHFFKAADGADLRLLRYKGGKKGPVLLSPGLGVSSLIFSIDTIDTNLLEYLFENQYDVWLFDYRTSIALPSAPLPNTGDVIAVQDYPAAVNKVRELTKVDKIQVVAHCFGATTFTMALLAGLEGVRSVVLSQISANVEVPTSMDIKVGLHTAEILDALGVEDMTAYTSDKDGWLDKFFNSVLALQPQSLFAHDVNPVSRRITFLYGSLYKLENLNEETYHYGLGEMFGVSNIKAFEHLSKMIRAHKVVNAEGKDVYVPNLDRLNLPITFIHGAENQCYLPESTEMTYKSLIDRFNPNQYRRHVIPDYGHIDCMFGKNAYKDVYPLILQSLNSY from the coding sequence TTGATTAAAAAAATTTCCCAACCCATAGAAAGAATCAAAAGTCAATATGAAACGGTTGTTATCGGTTCCGGTTACGGCGGTGGAATCGCTGCCTCCCGCCTTTCGCGCGCGGGAATCGAAGTCTGTCTTTTAGAAAGAGGCAAGGAAATCCGGCCGGGAGAATTTCCGAACAAGGAAATCCCCGCCATCGCGGAAGTCCAAGCGAACTACGAAGACAAACATATCGGTTCCAAAAGCGGTCTTTACGATTTTCACATCAACGAGGACATCAATGTTTTGGTCGGCTGCGGTTTGGGTGGGACTTCGCTTATCAATGCGAACGTAAGCCTCAGAGCCGTTCCCGAAGTTTTTCAAGATCCAGCCTGGCCTGCCTCGATTCGGGAAGAAGCGGGCAAACACGGAATGGATCCGTATTATTCACGCGCGGAAGAGATGTTAAGACCGAATATTCTTCCCGCAAAGTATCAAACATTAGCAAAACATAAAGCGCTCAAAAGCTCGGCGGAATATATCAAAAAGAAATTCTATCCGACTCCGATCAACGTTACGTTCGAATCCAAATTGAATCACGTCGGAGTGATGCAGGATGCGTGCACAAACTGCGGGGATTGCGTTACCGGCTGCAACGTTTCCTCCAAAAACACGACTCTGATGAATTATCTTCCCGACGCGGCCAACTTCGGAGCGCAGATTTTCACCGAAGTTAAAGTGAGTTATATCGAAAAGAAGGACGGCTATTGGCTGGTCCATTTTATTCCTCTGGGAATGGACCGCGAAAAATTCAGCAAAGACGAATTATTCATCCGTGCGAACAACGTGATTCTTGCGGCGGGCTCCCTAGGCTCGACCGAAATTCTTCTCCGTTCCAAAGAGAAAGGACTTAGCCTTTCGGACGCCGTCGGAGTTCGCTTTAGCGGCAACGGGGACATGCTCGGCTTTTCTTACAACGGAAACGCGAAGATCAACGGAATCGGCTTTGGAAGCAAAAAAACGAACGGAAACGCCGATGTGGGCCCTTGCATCACCGGCGTGATCGACACTCGAATCGGCGCTCCGTTGAACGAAGGAATGATCATCGAAGAAGGTTCGATTCCGGGCGCGATCCGCGCTCAATTACCCGCGGCCTTCGCAATCAGTTCCAAACTCACGGGAGTCAAAACAAAAAAAGGAATCATCCAGTGGATTGTTGAGAAATTTAGAATATTCTTAAGTTTTATATTGGGTCCGTATCGGGGCGCGGTCCGCAACACGCAGACCTATCTCGTTATGGCGCACGATGGAAACGACGGAACGATGTTTTTGAAGGACGATCGTTTGAGAATCTCCTGGCCGAACGTGGGTAAAAAACCGATCTTCGAAAAAATCAGCACGATCCTGAAGGAATCCACCGTTCCTCTCCAGGGAACGTATATTAAAAATCCCGTATGGAACAAATTGACCGATCAGGATCTGATTTCCGTTCATCCTCTCGGCGGTTGTCCGATGGGAGAAGACGCTTCTTCTTCCGTAGTCAACGAAAACTGCCAAGTGTATTCCGGCAAAAGCGGGAAAGCGACGCACGAAGGGTTGTATGTTATGGACGGTTCGGTGATTCCTAGATCCCTGGGAGTCAATCCGCTTTTGACGATCTGCGCGATCTCCGAAAGAGCCTGCGAAAAGTTAGTCGCGGGGAAAGGACTTCAGATCAATTACAGCCTTCCATCGTATCCGAAACATTCGGACGTCGTAGACGAGACTACGTTGGGAATCGAATTCACCGAATGTATGAGAGGATTCTTTTCCACTCAATCGAAAGAGGACACGGAACGCGGTTATCAGATCGGCAAGGACGAAGGTTCCCCCATCGAATTCTTATTAACGATCCGAAGCGAAAATCTCGAAGAGATGATCGATAACCCGGATCACAAGGCGACGCTATTCGGCACCGTACGCGCGCCCGTAATTTCCAAAGACATCATCACCGTTACCGGCGGAGAATTCCTTCTGTTCATCTCGAGAGAGGATCGTATCGAAACGAGAAACATGGTCTATCGTATGATTCTCAATACGGAAGAAGGTAAGAAATATCTTTTCGTGGGAGCGAAGTGGATTCAAAACGACGGCCTCACGAACATCTGGAGAGATACGAGTACGCTCTACACTACGATCTATGACGGCGAAACGGAGAATTCTCCCGTGTTTGGAAAAGGAATTCTTCACATTCTTCCCGAAGACTTTGCAAAACAGATGACCACGATGAAGGTCATCAATTCGAAATCGATTCTCGACGACGTAAAAGGAATGGCGAAGTTCGGTTCGTTCTTTGCGGGAGCGTTGTACGACGTTTACGGCGGAGTTGCAAGTTCCATCGTTCCTTGGGACAAGGACGCAAGACCCAGAACCAAAAGACCGTTGCGTGTTTCCGCGCCGGAAGTTCATTTTTTCAAAGCGGCGGACGGAGCCGATCTTCGATTGCTGCGTTACAAAGGCGGAAAAAAAGGCCCGGTTCTTTTATCACCTGGGCTCGGTGTTTCCAGTTTGATCTTCAGCATCGACACGATCGACACCAATCTTTTGGAATATCTTTTTGAAAATCAATACGACGTTTGGCTCTTCGATTATAGAACGTCGATCGCTCTTCCTTCCGCGCCTCTTCCGAATACGGGAGACGTGATCGCGGTTCAGGATTATCCGGCCGCCGTGAATAAGGTAAGGGAACTCACCAAAGTCGATAAGATCCAGGTCGTCGCGCATTGTTTCGGCGCCACGACGTTTACGATGGCCCTTCTCGCAGGTTTGGAAGGAGTTCGCTCCGTCGTTCTTTCACAGATTTCGGCTAACGTGGAAGTCCCCACCTCCATGGACATCAAAGTCGGCCTTCACACGGCGGAGATTTTGGACGCGCTCGGGGTCGAGGACATGACCGCTTATACGAGCGACAAGGACGGATGGCTAGATAAATTCTTCAATTCCGTTTTGGCTCTTCAACCTCAGTCGCTTTTCGCGCACGACGTAAATCCGGTCAGCAGAAGAATCACCTTTCTGTACGGAAGTCTCTATAAATTAGAAAACTTGAATGAAGAAACCTATCACTACGGCTTGGGAGAAATGTTCGGCGTGTCCAACATCAAGGCGTTCGAACATCTTTCCAAAATGATCCGCGCCCACAAGGTGGTAAACGCGGAAGGCAAAGACGTGTATGTTCCGAATCTGGACCGTCTGAATCTTCCGATCACGTTCATTCACGGAGCGGAGAATCAGTGTTATCTTCCGGAAAGCACCGAGATGACTTACAAATCGCTGATCGATCGTTTCAATCCGAACCAGTATAGACGTCACGTGATCCCGGACTACGGCCATATCGATTGTATGTTCGGTAAAAACGCGTATAAAGACGTGTATCCTCTGATTCTTCAGTCCTTAAACAGCTACTGA
- a CDS encoding GMC oxidoreductase codes for MPQDNSYYDAIVIGSGFGGSISALRLSEKGQKVLVLERGKKYAPGSFPRDVRQTDNLLWRYPKKRKSLGLYELNFFSGIGTVTASGLGGGSLIYANIHIRPDQKVFEDPRWPAPFNRKFLDPYYDKVASKLDVKPVPPEWDLPKRNKFRAAAELNRHAYFDPDEAVSWLKPSRPGQAVCERCAECEFGCNHGAKNTLDFNYIADAQKNGAVFQTDSLVSHIAPDPKNGYVVYYENTETGEKRSVYAKRVVLSAGTLGTNRILFNSRDRYKTLPNLSKHLGKGYSGNGDFLGGIESSKTDLKPWDGPDVTTVINYFPQGFQFTMAAPTFNQPVMSVLASLGINKPNWFLRLIGPLFWKSLEWILPFIFKKGLLSKPLPPGIPGAGDPKYMTNLFAIGRDNANGKIVRCGKNIDIKWNYSQENRKLIQDMTASMQQVGDAYGGQFGPLATFLLFNRILSVHSLGGCILAATPDKGVVSETGEVFGYKNLFIADGSVIPSSIGFHPVMTISAVAEHTAASICAGL; via the coding sequence ATGCCACAAGACAATTCGTATTACGACGCTATCGTCATCGGTTCCGGTTTCGGAGGTTCCATCAGCGCTTTGAGACTTTCGGAAAAAGGACAGAAAGTTTTGGTTTTGGAACGCGGGAAAAAATACGCTCCCGGTTCTTTCCCGAGAGACGTGCGTCAAACGGACAATCTTCTTTGGCGTTATCCGAAAAAAAGAAAATCCCTGGGTTTATACGAACTGAATTTTTTCAGCGGGATCGGCACGGTGACCGCCTCCGGTTTGGGCGGCGGTTCGTTGATCTATGCGAACATTCACATTCGCCCCGATCAAAAAGTTTTTGAAGATCCTCGTTGGCCCGCTCCATTCAATCGCAAATTTTTGGACCCGTATTACGATAAGGTCGCTTCCAAACTCGACGTAAAACCCGTTCCGCCCGAATGGGATCTTCCGAAACGCAACAAGTTCAGAGCCGCAGCGGAGCTGAATCGCCACGCTTATTTCGATCCCGACGAGGCGGTAAGCTGGCTCAAACCTTCCAGACCGGGACAAGCCGTCTGCGAACGCTGCGCCGAATGCGAATTCGGATGCAATCACGGTGCGAAGAATACATTAGATTTTAATTATATTGCGGACGCTCAAAAAAACGGGGCGGTGTTTCAGACGGATTCTTTGGTTTCGCATATCGCTCCCGATCCCAAAAACGGTTACGTCGTTTATTACGAAAATACGGAAACCGGAGAGAAACGTTCCGTTTACGCGAAACGAGTCGTCCTTTCCGCCGGAACCTTGGGAACCAATCGGATTCTTTTCAACAGCAGAGACAGATACAAAACGCTTCCGAACCTCAGCAAACATCTCGGAAAAGGATATTCCGGAAACGGGGATTTTCTGGGTGGAATCGAATCGAGCAAAACGGATCTGAAACCTTGGGACGGACCGGACGTGACGACCGTGATCAATTATTTTCCGCAGGGATTTCAATTCACGATGGCGGCCCCCACGTTCAACCAACCCGTGATGTCCGTGTTGGCTTCCTTGGGAATCAATAAACCGAATTGGTTTTTGAGACTGATCGGTCCTCTTTTTTGGAAAAGTCTGGAATGGATTCTTCCGTTTATATTTAAAAAAGGACTTCTTTCCAAACCGCTTCCTCCGGGCATACCGGGCGCGGGAGATCCGAAATACATGACCAATCTTTTCGCGATCGGAAGAGACAACGCAAACGGCAAAATCGTCCGTTGCGGAAAAAACATAGACATCAAGTGGAATTACTCCCAAGAGAACCGCAAACTCATCCAAGACATGACGGCTTCGATGCAGCAAGTCGGCGACGCATACGGCGGCCAATTCGGACCGTTGGCAACGTTCCTGTTGTTCAACCGGATTCTTTCGGTGCATTCTCTCGGAGGTTGCATTCTTGCTGCAACACCGGATAAGGGCGTCGTTTCCGAAACGGGAGAAGTCTTCGGTTATAAGAATCTTTTTATCGCGGACGGATCGGTGATTCCTTCTTCGATCGGATTTCATCCGGTGATGACGATTTCAGCTGTAGCGGAACATACGGCCGCTTCGATTTGTGCCGGGTTATAA
- a CDS encoding class I SAM-dependent methyltransferase, protein MQQNQLYTDLGLSENQYSREVIEGQQVYTTSFLKFYDLIVLHIISRWLWRCPPQNMVDLYDRYLTGNHLDIGVGTGYLLQKAKFPVEKPTISVMDLNANSLIEARRRLSHLAGTFNAYRANILEPINTKEKFDSIGMSFLFHCVPGAIRTKASTAFKNLLKIRKPDGVIFGATGLHDLGQTHLLSRRGMKNLNRKGVFHNTEDTLPDLEAALKENFKDYELYVIGAIAFFAGKKAK, encoded by the coding sequence ATGCAGCAGAATCAACTCTATACCGATCTCGGTCTTTCGGAAAATCAATACAGCCGAGAAGTCATCGAGGGACAACAAGTTTACACGACGAGCTTTCTGAAATTCTACGATCTGATCGTTTTACACATTATCAGCCGATGGTTGTGGCGTTGCCCGCCGCAGAACATGGTCGATCTTTACGACCGATATTTAACCGGAAATCATTTGGATATCGGAGTCGGCACCGGATATCTTTTGCAGAAAGCGAAGTTTCCGGTCGAAAAGCCGACGATCTCCGTGATGGATTTAAACGCAAACAGCCTGATCGAAGCGAGAAGGAGACTTTCCCATCTCGCGGGAACGTTCAACGCGTATCGCGCGAATATTCTCGAGCCGATCAACACGAAAGAAAAATTCGATTCGATCGGAATGAGCTTTTTATTTCACTGCGTTCCCGGAGCGATCCGAACCAAGGCCTCCACCGCTTTCAAAAATCTTTTAAAGATCCGCAAACCCGACGGAGTGATCTTCGGTGCGACCGGTTTACACGATCTCGGACAAACACATCTTTTATCCAGAAGAGGAATGAAAAATTTAAACCGAAAAGGCGTGTTTCATAATACGGAGGATACTCTTCCGGATTTGGAAGCCGCTCTCAAAGAAAACTTCAAAGACTACGAACTGTATGTGATCGGAGCGATCGCATTCTTTGCGGGGAAAAAAGCGAAGTAG
- a CDS encoding adenylate/guanylate cyclase domain-containing protein, protein MNSATESIKDTLELIRPYLPSAIVRRLGDSNESKLQRSQSFEGAVLFFDVVGFTPTTLALAAKGTRGIDALQTVLSNYYTALLKHLNQWGGAVYQFAGDSVLVSFEKKTDETDAEAALRVANCALGIFHSISEFSSNELLGETVNLPARVGLAYGEYQEFILGEQDRFLRAVIAGTPVDQSISAEKHALAGDIVLSSSIWDLLPASKTGEALGENFYRLTDCERVENTHVPPSRSTADDRISTERFFKRCKRFIVPELYQRVTNVHSAFSGDYREVASVFVRIDAPLESNTDSRNFNDFFTYVQGVAAACSGTFVLTDLSDKGGIFSILFGAPAALENKEALAARFAIRLMEGASSYSAAKNIQIGISTGMAYCGDLGAPFRKDFTAIGEMMNIAARLATLNGQDGILIDSQTKNKLGKNFVFHEIGDVELKGVSGSKKVFQLTSEQKNIPGLLIQYRDTMIGRKEEIDRLHKMLDASIDKGGVVCRIIADAGLGKSRLTNTFIDQAYDRNVEILIGYCYPYEKFTPFYPWKELLSLFLGIFEDDSVEARVSKAEKALENLNAFDIAWAKALVALMGVPVEEDPLTREIDRKQKNERLFEIIISLLQERALKKPLMLIFEDVHWIDELSSRLLEKLASRLPSMKAMLILVSRPEGQFAEEAVSPNEELIRLKEFKPEEAKDFLIHKFHMDTSQEEFLDQILNRSSGNPFFLESIVHNLIEEGTLKKLEDGTLSPSDKTRDIQIPNTLNDVLLARVDRLAEREKIVLKTASVIGRLINVETLNHLLPVEFRSEIQNILQSLEGLDLTPLEITDPLTYIFKHIVIRDIVYNTLLHSTREDLHKRIASFIEKENESNVIEMADILAFHYRQCSDFEKASRYSLMAARKARSRYANRDAIYHYGQALESMSQFTKVNGETYYEIKQELAHVHRQLGEYAHAESLFKECLENKSTLNLIRTYTGLGQVYQEQDDIPRAMETLEKALRITGIRPPGSRPDTIFKIVLQLPFVLRFSIFGSSYTSAGKAERLRLRCLILVILAKMYIMKDIKKFGWSVFTQYNATQRFDDPVRQSLAECALGQVFVGMNLFGPSKHFLIKGRELAEKTGDPYAKAISLLVQGLYYMMLNRPDQGLPYLHDSIAIYRQVGEKWDLLSALSSGGFLYYFQSDFRTAKKYFDDIGEIAADLGAQLQLRWTRIWSPYFGYLLGEVDPLELEKRLLVEVERAALENDVMNELSTINKLLKLAILEGWPEKAAHWSKRSYAGFLKCEVKFPQLQIGNVYLAEAALYAQRETGDKSLNKIISYGLKNGLKLGKSLPYLYGPALMLKGKLKFYAGDVKKAEAIFKEAESFLSNTLNQWEYATALYEAGVLLKDQDRISTAKKILQKLEAKADLKKLEESLG, encoded by the coding sequence ATGAATAGCGCAACGGAATCCATCAAAGACACACTGGAACTGATCAGACCCTATCTTCCCTCCGCGATCGTTCGGAGACTGGGGGATTCCAACGAATCGAAGCTGCAGAGATCGCAGTCCTTCGAAGGCGCCGTTCTATTCTTCGACGTTGTCGGGTTTACTCCCACCACACTCGCGTTAGCCGCCAAAGGCACGCGAGGCATCGACGCGTTGCAAACCGTTCTTTCCAATTACTACACCGCTTTGTTGAAACATTTGAATCAATGGGGAGGCGCGGTGTATCAGTTCGCGGGCGATTCCGTGTTGGTGAGTTTCGAAAAAAAAACGGATGAAACGGACGCGGAAGCGGCGCTTCGCGTCGCGAATTGTGCATTAGGAATCTTTCATTCGATTTCGGAGTTCAGCTCCAACGAACTCTTGGGAGAAACGGTAAACCTGCCCGCGAGAGTCGGCTTGGCTTATGGAGAATATCAGGAATTCATATTGGGGGAACAGGATCGTTTTCTCAGAGCGGTGATCGCCGGAACGCCCGTGGATCAATCCATCTCCGCCGAAAAACACGCGTTAGCCGGTGATATCGTTTTGAGTTCTTCGATTTGGGATCTTTTACCCGCATCCAAGACGGGAGAAGCGCTCGGTGAAAACTTCTATCGTTTAACCGATTGTGAACGTGTGGAAAATACGCACGTTCCTCCTTCCCGCTCGACTGCGGACGATCGAATTTCCACCGAACGATTTTTCAAACGATGCAAACGTTTTATCGTTCCCGAGTTGTATCAAAGAGTTACGAACGTTCATAGCGCATTCTCGGGAGATTATCGCGAAGTCGCATCGGTTTTCGTACGCATCGACGCTCCTTTGGAATCCAATACCGATTCCAGAAACTTCAACGATTTCTTTACATATGTGCAAGGGGTTGCGGCCGCTTGTTCCGGGACCTTTGTTCTTACGGATCTTTCGGACAAGGGAGGAATTTTCAGCATTCTTTTTGGAGCCCCTGCGGCCCTTGAGAATAAGGAAGCTCTTGCGGCGCGTTTCGCGATTCGATTGATGGAGGGGGCTTCCTCCTATTCCGCTGCAAAGAACATTCAGATCGGAATATCGACTGGAATGGCGTATTGCGGAGATTTAGGCGCGCCTTTCCGAAAGGATTTTACCGCGATCGGTGAGATGATGAACATCGCCGCTCGACTCGCGACTTTGAACGGTCAGGATGGAATTCTGATCGATTCTCAAACAAAGAATAAGTTGGGAAAGAATTTCGTATTTCACGAGATCGGGGACGTGGAACTCAAAGGTGTTTCCGGATCCAAGAAGGTTTTTCAGCTAACGTCCGAACAGAAGAATATTCCGGGACTTCTGATCCAATACAGGGATACGATGATCGGAAGAAAGGAAGAGATCGATCGTCTTCATAAGATGTTGGACGCTTCCATCGACAAAGGCGGCGTCGTTTGCCGGATCATCGCCGACGCGGGACTCGGTAAATCCAGATTGACCAATACGTTTATCGATCAGGCTTACGATCGAAACGTAGAAATTCTCATCGGGTATTGTTATCCTTACGAAAAATTCACTCCCTTTTATCCTTGGAAGGAATTGTTGAGTCTGTTCTTGGGAATTTTCGAGGACGATTCGGTGGAAGCCCGCGTTTCTAAGGCGGAAAAAGCATTAGAGAATCTGAATGCGTTTGACATCGCCTGGGCCAAGGCGCTCGTCGCGTTGATGGGTGTTCCCGTGGAGGAAGACCCTCTTACGAGAGAAATCGACCGGAAACAAAAGAACGAAAGATTGTTCGAGATCATCATTTCCCTTCTTCAAGAACGCGCTTTGAAAAAACCTTTGATGCTGATTTTCGAGGACGTCCACTGGATCGACGAACTTTCCAGTCGCCTTTTGGAAAAACTCGCGTCCCGTTTACCTTCGATGAAGGCCATGCTGATTCTCGTGTCGCGGCCGGAAGGTCAATTCGCGGAAGAAGCGGTCTCACCGAACGAAGAGCTGATCCGCTTGAAGGAATTCAAACCGGAAGAAGCGAAGGATTTTCTCATTCATAAGTTTCACATGGATACGAGCCAGGAAGAATTCTTGGATCAGATTCTCAACCGATCCAGCGGGAATCCGTTTTTTCTCGAGTCCATCGTTCATAACCTGATCGAGGAAGGGACTCTCAAAAAACTGGAGGACGGTACGCTTTCTCCTTCGGATAAAACGCGGGATATCCAAATTCCGAACACGTTGAACGACGTATTGCTCGCACGCGTGGATCGTTTGGCGGAACGGGAAAAGATCGTATTAAAAACGGCTTCCGTGATCGGGCGTTTGATCAACGTCGAAACTCTCAATCATCTTCTTCCCGTGGAGTTCCGCTCCGAGATTCAGAATATTCTTCAGAGTTTGGAAGGTTTGGATCTGACTCCTTTGGAAATCACCGATCCTTTAACGTATATCTTCAAACACATCGTGATCCGCGATATCGTCTACAACACTCTTCTTCATTCGACGAGAGAGGATCTTCATAAGCGAATCGCTTCCTTTATCGAAAAGGAAAACGAAAGCAACGTAATCGAGATGGCGGATATTTTGGCGTTTCACTATCGTCAATGTTCCGATTTCGAAAAGGCTTCCCGGTATTCTTTGATGGCCGCGCGTAAGGCGAGAAGCCGTTATGCGAACCGGGACGCGATCTATCACTACGGTCAAGCCCTCGAATCGATGTCGCAGTTTACGAAAGTAAACGGTGAGACGTATTACGAAATCAAACAGGAATTGGCGCACGTTCATCGTCAGCTCGGAGAATACGCGCACGCGGAGTCTTTGTTTAAGGAATGTCTGGAAAATAAATCCACGCTCAATCTGATCCGCACCTATACCGGACTCGGCCAAGTATACCAGGAACAGGACGATATTCCGCGAGCGATGGAAACCCTGGAGAAGGCGCTTCGAATCACGGGGATTCGTCCGCCGGGAAGCAGACCGGATACGATTTTCAAAATCGTTTTGCAGCTTCCGTTCGTTCTTCGTTTTTCCATATTCGGTTCTTCTTATACTTCTGCGGGCAAGGCGGAACGTCTTCGATTGAGATGTTTGATCTTAGTCATTCTCGCAAAGATGTATATCATGAAGGACATTAAGAAATTCGGATGGTCCGTTTTTACGCAATACAACGCGACGCAACGTTTCGACGATCCGGTCCGTCAGTCTTTGGCGGAATGCGCCCTCGGTCAGGTTTTTGTGGGAATGAACCTTTTCGGACCGTCCAAACATTTCTTGATTAAGGGAAGAGAACTCGCCGAAAAAACGGGGGATCCCTATGCAAAGGCGATCAGTCTTTTGGTTCAAGGCTTATATTACATGATGCTAAACCGTCCTGATCAAGGTCTTCCGTATCTTCACGATTCGATCGCGATCTATCGTCAGGTCGGCGAGAAGTGGGATCTTCTTTCCGCACTTTCGTCCGGCGGGTTTTTGTATTACTTCCAATCCGATTTCAGAACCGCTAAAAAATACTTCGACGATATCGGCGAGATCGCGGCGGATCTAGGCGCGCAATTGCAGCTTCGCTGGACGAGAATCTGGTCCCCGTATTTCGGTTATCTTCTCGGGGAAGTCGATCCGCTCGAACTCGAAAAACGTCTGTTAGTCGAAGTTGAAAGGGCGGCTCTGGAAAACGACGTGATGAACGAGCTTTCCACGATCAATAAACTTCTCAAACTCGCGATTTTGGAGGGTTGGCCGGAAAAAGCGGCTCATTGGTCCAAACGGAGTTACGCTGGATTTTTGAAGTGCGAAGTGAAGTTCCCTCAGCTTCAGATCGGGAACGTTTACCTCGCGGAAGCCGCTCTTTACGCCCAGCGTGAAACCGGCGATAAGAGTTTGAACAAGATCATCAGCTATGGATTGAAGAACGGTTTGAAGCTAGGTAAGTCGCTTCCGTATTTGTACGGTCCCGCGCTGATGCTCAAAGGAAAACTGAAATTCTACGCAGGCGACGTTAAGAAGGCGGAAGCCATCTTTAAGGAAGCGGAATCCTTCTTATCAAACACTTTGAATCAATGGGAATACGCGACCGCGTTGTATGAAGCGGGCGTTCTTTTAAAGGATCAGGATCGAATTTCGACCGCAAAGAAAATTCTTCAGAAGCTCGAAGCCAAGGCGGATCTCAAAAAACTGGAAGAGAGTTTGGGATGA